Part of the Tepidibacillus fermentans genome, CCAAGTTGTGGCATTGCCTCAATTAACTTTACACTTGCTCCTCGCATTCCTGCATAGAATGTAGCAAATAATCCTGCAGGACCGCCACCTATAACTGTAATGTCGTAAACCTTTTCATCATGTACCATGTTTCTGCCTCCCACCTTTGCATGATTTTAACATGTCCCATGTTCATTATAAACTGAGGAAGAGTGATTTTAAAGATAGAAATTCTGAAAAATAATAAAAAAAACACAATTCGCTCTATTTGACATAACCTCAGAGCATTAATACAATAAAAATACCAAAATTCTTTTCATTGTAAAGATAAAAAGTGTAGTTGCTAAGGGGGAGACCAGATGAAGCTTTCTTCACGTGGCCATTATGGGCTTCGAGCAATGGTCTATTTAGCAAAACCAAAAAATAATCAGCCGATCCCATTAAGGCAAATTGCAGCAGATGAAAAAATCCCTGAGGCTTTTTTAGAACAGATCTTTGTTGACCTTCGTAAAGCGGGATTAGTGAAAAGCGTCCGCGGTCCAAAAGGAGGATATCGGTTAGTAGACTCTCCAGAAAAAATTGTGGTTGGTAATATTGTTCGTGTGTTAGAGGGAACGATGAATATCGTTGATTGCATGGAAGATAACGATGGCAATTGTTGTGATAAAAATGAGGATTGTTCTACCAAAATTGTCTGGGAAAAGCTTCGCACAACAATGGCCACTGTTTTAGACGGAATGAAACTTTCTGATTTGGTATTAGGCGAAAAAACCATGATTGATACATTATAAATTTGGGAATTATATTATAATTTTTTATGATTCTCATCGATGTTTTGACATGGTATGATAAGTATAGATAATTAACAACATTATTACGTTGTCAATAAACTTATCATAGTATGTCTTTTTTCTTTATTTATTGTAACAAAATATTTTTGTTTTTTAGTGAAAGTTGTTTCGAAAGGAAAAGATATTGTTAAAAAATAGGGAGTGAGAATGTGAAGGTTTTAATTTTGGGAGCAGGATATGGTGGTTTGATGACTGCACTGCAACTACAAAAGGAATTAGATTACAATGAAGCAGAAATCACAATCGTAAATAAGCACAGTTATCACTATATTACCACTCATTTGCATGCTCCAGCCGCAGGAACATTACCTACCAATAGAGTGAAAATTGAATTAGATGATTTAATTGACCGCGAAAAAATCAATCGAATTCAACAAGAAGTAGTCGAAATATCTCTTGAAAATAAAAGTGTCAAATTAAAAGATGGACAGATATTAGTTTATGACGTATTGGTCATTGCCTTAGGAAGTGACATAGAAACCTTTGGTATCAAAGGTTTAAAAGAGCATGCTTTTGTCATTCGTAGTGTTAATTCCGTCCGTTTAATTCGCGAACATATCGAATATATGTTTGCTAAATACAAAGCAGAACCAGATCATTCAGAGTATTTAACCTTTATTGTTGGGGGAGCAGGTTTTACAGGTATAGAATTTGTAGGGGAACTTGCTGATCGGGTACCAGAACTTTGCAAAGAATTTGATGTAAACCCTGAGGTCGTTCGTATTATTAATATTGAAGCTGCTCCTACCGTCTTACCTGGATTTGAACCCAATCTTGTTGAACATGCAATGGAAGTTCTAAAGGGTAAAGGCGTGGAAATTCGAACCAACACGCCAATTAAGGAAGTTACAGCTGAAGGGGTTACTTTAGCAAATGGAGAACAAATAAAATCGGGAACAGTAGTATGGACAGGTGGTGTACGTGGAAACAAAATCATTGATAACCTTGGAATTGAAACGATCCGTTCTCGAGCAAAGGTGGATCCTTATTTAAGAGCACCTGGGTATAAAGATATATTTATTATCGGCGACAGTTCCATTGTATTTGATGAAAACGTAAAACCCTATCCTCCAACTGCGCAAATCGCTGTTCAAGAAGGTGAATATGTAGCCAAACAGATCGTTTCTCTTATTCGCAATGGTGAAATGAAGTTGAAACCTTTTAAATTTCAATACCGTGGAACCGTTGCTTCTTTAGGTCGCAGAGAAGCGATTGGAACAGTAGGAAGATGGAAGATAAAAGGAATGACCGCTTCATTAATGAAGCAATTGATAGATAATCGATATTTATATTCCATTGGTGGCTTGCCGCTAGTCTTTAAAAAAGGAAAATTTTTAGGATAATTTGATCGATTTGATTTGATCCATTCAAAGCCGAGATTCCTCGGCTTTTTTGTTTATTAAGAACACGAGACAATTCGGTCAATCCAATTGCAAAACGAATATTAATAATCTCCTGAATAATTGATATATTATACAAATAAGGGTGAAAGGGGTATAGAAGATGGTCCAAGAAACAGAACATGTTTGTGGACTATGTGATGGTCAGGGGTATCATGTTGTCATGGTTGGTGGAACGGAAACTTGTCCTGCATGCGATGGGTTGGGAGTAGAAGAAGAGATATAAATGATTGTAAAGAGAAATATATATAATGAAGGAAGTCCCAAGTTATTTGGGACTTTTTTGCTGTTAGATCGTTTCAAGTAATTCATCAATATCATTTTTACGAATACAGGTATACATCGGAGTATC contains:
- a CDS encoding RrF2 family transcriptional regulator; this encodes MKLSSRGHYGLRAMVYLAKPKNNQPIPLRQIAADEKIPEAFLEQIFVDLRKAGLVKSVRGPKGGYRLVDSPEKIVVGNIVRVLEGTMNIVDCMEDNDGNCCDKNEDCSTKIVWEKLRTTMATVLDGMKLSDLVLGEKTMIDTL
- a CDS encoding NAD(P)/FAD-dependent oxidoreductase translates to MKVLILGAGYGGLMTALQLQKELDYNEAEITIVNKHSYHYITTHLHAPAAGTLPTNRVKIELDDLIDREKINRIQQEVVEISLENKSVKLKDGQILVYDVLVIALGSDIETFGIKGLKEHAFVIRSVNSVRLIREHIEYMFAKYKAEPDHSEYLTFIVGGAGFTGIEFVGELADRVPELCKEFDVNPEVVRIINIEAAPTVLPGFEPNLVEHAMEVLKGKGVEIRTNTPIKEVTAEGVTLANGEQIKSGTVVWTGGVRGNKIIDNLGIETIRSRAKVDPYLRAPGYKDIFIIGDSSIVFDENVKPYPPTAQIAVQEGEYVAKQIVSLIRNGEMKLKPFKFQYRGTVASLGRREAIGTVGRWKIKGMTASLMKQLIDNRYLYSIGGLPLVFKKGKFLG
- a CDS encoding YuiA family protein; translation: MVQETEHVCGLCDGQGYHVVMVGGTETCPACDGLGVEEEI